A DNA window from Shumkonia mesophila contains the following coding sequences:
- a CDS encoding glutamate--tRNA ligase family protein, giving the protein MSPVVRFAAIPSRPPHVGDARVALVNGLFAKARGGTFLVRLDEAAAEEATAEAAIAIERDLLWMGLEWGAFARQSERTHLYRDAVAQLLAAGRVYATEDGAAEPGWRFRLAAGEMAWDDLVQGRQAVEASGLSDPLVMRPDGTCLQLLASVVDDIDLGVTDVIRGADHIAKAAVQIQLFEALGTAPPAFGHLPMLTDGTGKPLGKRLAPLTVESIRDAGIEAMALNSLLAGLGRGQIIEPSLSLSDLAADLDLASFGRFPPAFDLDALRQLNARLIGQRPPATTRIP; this is encoded by the coding sequence ATGAGCCCCGTCGTCCGCTTCGCCGCCATACCGTCGCGCCCGCCCCACGTGGGCGACGCCCGCGTGGCGCTGGTCAACGGGCTGTTCGCCAAGGCTCGCGGCGGCACCTTCCTGGTGCGCCTGGACGAGGCGGCGGCCGAGGAGGCGACGGCCGAGGCCGCCATCGCCATCGAGCGCGATCTCCTGTGGATGGGCCTGGAATGGGGCGCCTTCGCCCGCCAGTCCGAACGCACCCATCTTTACCGCGATGCCGTCGCGCAGCTGTTGGCGGCGGGCCGCGTCTATGCGACCGAGGACGGGGCCGCCGAGCCCGGCTGGCGGTTCCGCCTGGCCGCCGGCGAGATGGCGTGGGACGACCTGGTGCAGGGCCGCCAGGCGGTCGAGGCTTCCGGCCTCAGCGATCCGCTGGTCATGCGTCCGGACGGCACCTGCCTGCAATTGCTGGCTTCGGTGGTGGACGACATCGACCTCGGCGTCACCGACGTCATCCGCGGCGCCGACCACATCGCCAAGGCCGCCGTCCAGATCCAGTTGTTCGAGGCCCTGGGAACGGCCCCGCCCGCCTTCGGCCACCTGCCGATGCTGACCGACGGCACCGGCAAGCCGCTGGGCAAGCGCCTGGCCCCCTTGACCGTCGAATCGATTCGCGACGCCGGCATCGAGGCGATGGCGCTGAATTCGCTGCTGGCGGGGTTGGGGCGTGGCCAGATCATCGAGCCTTCCCTCTCCCTTTCGGACCTGGCGGCCGACCTCGACCTCGCTTCGTTCGGGCGGTTCCCGCCGGCTTTCGACCTCGATGCCCTGCGCCAGCTCAATGCCCGGCTGATCGGCCAGCGGCCCCCTGCCACCACGAGGATTCCGTGA